The Acetivibrio cellulolyticus CD2 genome segment GCTGGAGTTGAACAACTTTAGCAAGGCGGCAAGACAGCTTAATAAAATAACCACTGAGCTTCAGGATATAGTCATGTCAATACGTATGGTGCCTTTGTCAATGACTTTTCAAAAAATGAACAGAATTGTAAGAGATATGAGCAAAAAGCTTGATAAATCGGTTGAGCTTGAAATAATCGGAGAGGAAACAGAAGTTGATAAGAATATAATAGAACGATTAACTGATCCTTTAATACATTTAATAAGAAATTCAATAGACCATGGAATTGAAAAGGCGGACCAGAGGATCCAGAAAGGTAAGTCACCTACAGGTAAATTGGTTTTAGAAGCCAAAAATGCAGGTGGAGAAGTTTTGATAATTGTTAAAGATGACGGAAAGGGTTTGGATAAAGAGAAAATTCTGCAAAGAGCAAGAACAAATGGTCTTATATTTAAGCCTGAATCGGAACTATCTGATAAAGAAATATATTCCTTCATCTTCCTACCGGGTTTTTCAACAAAAGAAAACGTTACAGAGTTTTCGGGCCGTGGAGTTGGAATGGATATAGTTACAAAAAATATTGAAACGGTAGGAGGAACAGTAAATATAAACAGCGCTCCAGATGAAGGCACAACATTTTCCATAAAGTTTCCGCTGACACTTGCAATTATAGATGGGATGATAATAGAAGTAGGATGCAATAAGTATACTATTCCTATGGTATCAATATTAGAGTCTTTCAGAGTCGCTAATGAGGCAGTAATTGAAGATGAACAGGGAAATGAAATGATAATGGTAAGAGGCGAATGCTACCCAGTTCTTAGGCTACATAGACATTATCATATTGATACTTCAGTGAAAGAATTTACAGAGGGAATAATGATTATGGTAGAAAATGGGGATAAAAGAATTTGTATTTTTTCGGATGCACTTTTAGGAGAACAGCAGGTTGTTGTGAAAGCACTGCCTAAATACATCAAAAAGGTAAAAGGTATAGCAGGTTGTACTCTTTTAGGTGATGGGGACATAAGTCTGATATTTGACATGGATGAACTTATCGGTTAACAGCACAAAAACATTCTTTAAATTTAGTTTTAGAGTTTTTCATCTACGACATTATACATTTTAGGGTAAAGTTTAATTCTGATAATAAACAAAAAATGGAGGTTTGAGGAAATGGCGGATGTATTGGATGAACTGCATGAAATTGTAGAAGATACGCAAAAAGGTAGATTCTTGACCTTTGTAATAGGAAAAGAAGTTTATGGAATTGAGATAAAATATGTTACTGAAATAATTAATATTCAGAAGATAACGGAGGTACCTGAACTTCCCGACTACATCAAAGGTATTATCAACCTTAGAGGAAAGATAATTCCAGTACTTGATGTCAGGGTGAGGTTCAAGAAGGAACCAAAAGAATATAATGACAGAACATGTATTATAGTTGTTGACATAGCTGATATTTCGGTAGGACTTATTGTTGATAGCGTTGCAGAGGTGACGACGATAACAGAAAATGACATTGTACCTCCACCTGATGCAAATACGGGTTTTAACAACAAGTATATTAAAGGTATAGGAAAAATCGGCGATGAAGTAAAGCTTTTGCTAGATTGCAGCAAACTTCTCAGCGATGAGGATTGTGAGAGCTTAATAAAGATTTCTTAAATGTTTGCAAAGGATTTCATGATTCTAAAATAAATTATAAATGGTGAGAACTATGCTAACTATTACGGATAAAGAGTTTATACAGCTTTCTGAGTATATTAAGGCAAATTATGGTATTAACCTTAGTGATAAAAAAAAGGCTCTTGTTGTCGGAAGACTCCAAAATATCTTAATGGAAAAAAGTTTTGAAAGTTTTTCGCAGTATATAGAATATGTAATGAAAGATAAAACAGGTGAAGCAGTTAAAACACTTATAAGTAAGATTACAACAAATCACACTTACTTTATGAGGGAATCTGAACACTTCCAATATTTCAAAAACGTTGCGCTAAAATACTGGTACGAAAAGCTAAAGAACTCAAAGGACTTAAGAATATGGAGTGCAGGTTGTTCGTCCGGTGAAGAACCTTATACTCTTGCTATGATTATTGCAGACTTTTTTGGTAATGAGAAATCACTTTGGGATACAAAAATACTGGCAACAGATATATCATCAAGAGTATTGAGTGAGGCACAAAATGGTGTTTATTCTAATGAAAGTTTGGAAGCTGTGCCTAAAATATGGAGGAATCAATATTTTCAAAGGTTTGATAATCAGAACAGTATTGTTGTTGACAGCATTAAGAACGAGGTTATTTTTAGAACATTTAACCTTATGAATACAACCCTTCCATTCAAGAAAAAGTTTCATGTAATATTTTGCAGGAATGTAATGATTTATTTTGATTCTGAAACTAAAAGAGAGTTAATAAACAGGTTCTATGAACAGACTGAATATGGAGGTTATCTCTTTATTGGTCACTCTGAATCACTAAACCGTGAAGAAACAAAATTTAAATATATAATGCCTGCAGTATATAGAAAGGAATAGTTAACATGGAGCTTAAAAAAACAAATATTAAAAGGAAAATTAAAGTTTTAATAGTTGACGACTCCATTCTTTTTAGGGAAACGCTGGCAAAAGGAATCGGTCAGGATGCTGCAATTGAAGTCGTTGGAACTGCAGCTGACCCATACAGTGCAAGAGATAAAATAATAGAATATGAGCCAGACGTTATGACTCTTGATGTTGAGATGCCTAAGATGAGTGGAATTGAGTTTTTAAGGCGTTTAATGCCTCAATACCCTATTCCTGTTGTGGTTGTAAGTGCTGTAAGTGATAATGTATTTAATGCTTTAAATGCAGGTGCTGTTGACTTTGTAACAAAACCTAATGTGAGTAGCCAGATGAGTATGCAATCTTTTATAAACGAGCTCATTATAAAAGTAAAAATTGCTTCAACCGCCAAAGTTGGGCGCTGGAAGTTTGAAGCTCCGATAAACAGAGAGTTAACACGAAGTGATAGGCAGCAAACTGATAAGATACTTGCCATAGGTGCTTCAACTGGTGGAACAGAAGCAATATACAGTGTTTTAAAGTCCATGCCCAAAGATATTCCGGGAACGGTTATAGTACAACATATGCCACCGGTTTTTACCAGGATGTATTCGGAAAGACTTAATAATTCATGCTTAATGGAAGTAAAGGAAGCGGAAACCGGAGATAGGGTTTTACCTGGAAGAGTCCTTATTGCACCGGGTGACTTTCAGATGAGACTTAAAAAGGTAGGAAATATTTATATGGTTGAGTGCTTTAAAGGTGAAAAGGTAAATGGTCACTGTCCTTCAGTAGATGTTTTGTTTGAATCCGTTGCAAGGGTCGCAGGGAGAAATGCTGTAGGAGTAATACTTACAGGCATGGGAGGCGATGGCGCAAAAGGACTGCTAGCTATGAGAAAAAGTGGTGCGCGGACGATAGGACAGGATGAACAAAGCTGCGTTGTATATGGAATGCCTCGTGTGGCGTATGAAATAGGCGCAGTTGAAAAGCAGGTTACATTGGATTCAGTTTCAAATACGATATTTTCAATGCTTTAAGGAATAACCGAAATATTACTTTGAATTTTTCAGCATTCCTAAGCATATCACAGGGATTATTTTGTTCCGCTGCGATATGCTTAACTTTTTTAAATTGTTTTTTTCTTCGACAATACTCTAGAAAGGCGGCTGAAGAAACCTCCTTTGTTTCTTTCACGCCATAATCCCAAAGAACGGTCTACATTTTCAAAGTGCTTGTCCAGTTTACTTTCAATTTTTCTTATATTGTTTTCCATGCAAGCTCCGAGTTCAAGCTTTGTTTTAGTAAGCTCCCTGTTTATCTGATCCCTGGCATCAGCCACTTCATTAGAAAAGCTTAGAGTAAGGCGTTCACCAAATTCATTGAAAAAATTTTTAATATCTATAATGTTTTCACTCGATTCAACAGGAGTCATAGAGGTGAACCCGTTTTCTGATACAACAGGTGGAGGCTCATTTATGACGCTTTCGCACTCAAGTATTTTTTTAATTGCCTTAATTTCAAGACCATCATCCCGCATAGTCTTTATCTGAAACATTACATTGGCATATTCGGGTGTGTAATAACGCCTGCCTCTGCTATCCTTTGGGATGTTCATATTGAACTCCTTTTCATAATACCTTAAAGCGTGGTCGGTTATTCCAAGACGCTCACTTAATTCAGTAATGGTATACCTGTCTTTAAGAATTTCCACTTAAGACTCCCTCCAGTTTATTAATTGTAATGATGAAATAAACATCGAAACAATATTCCATCTACTCCTTAATTAAAAGCTTCAGACATGTTTAAATATACTTATCACGGCGCTTATGTAGCCTTGTATAAGTTGGAAAGCAAATACTATGATAGCACTATTATGAAATAGTGTAAATAACTTGATGATTATTTACGCAATATTTCCAGAGAGTTATTTATATCCTTTGGAATGGGCGCAACAAGTTGAAGATTTTTTTTAGTTAGGGGATGAATAAATTCCACTTTGTAGGAATGAAGTGCTTGTCTTTCAATAATATTAAGCTCTGGATGGAATTCTAAGTTTTGGGTAATAGAGTTCTCATTACTGGAAATGCTGTTTCCTATTTCATAATATATATCATCACCATCCGTACGACTCATGAGTTCTGGGGTTTGGGAAATATCTAAAAATGGGTATAGGGTATCGCCTATAAGTGGATGACCAATAGCCTGGCAATGTACTCTTATCTGATGAGTCCTTCCTGTCTCCAGACGGAATTTTAATAGTGAGGTATTGTTAAGAACTTCCAGCGTTTCGAAATGAGTTACAGATCTATCTCCTGACAGAGATACATGCCTTAACATAATACTACCCTCTTTGCGTTCTATGGGCAGATCAATGGTACCCCTTGTATTCTTAAGAATTCCGTAAACGATTCCGATATATTCCTTAACAAACGTTTTTGTATTCATTTGGCGTATTAGTGACTCCTGAGAAAAAGAGTTTTTGGCAAATATAATAATGCCTGAAGTATTCCTGTCAAGCCTTATTACAGGACGGATTTTTTTGGCTACACCACTTTTTTGAAGGTGGTATGCTACAGCGTTAGCAAGAGTACCATCAGGGTGGGAACAGGTGGGGTGAACGACAATATCGGGAGCTTTGTTTATAACAATAAGACAATCGTCCTCATAGATAATATCTATGGGGAGGTCTTGCGGAACTAAACCTTCCAGCTCTTCATCATATTCAATTTCGACTTCGATAACGTCGCCGCTTTTAACAACAGCGTTGACAAATACAGGTTGTTTGTTGCATAGTATCTTGCTTTGGTATTTGAGCTTTTTTATCAATCGTTCGGAAATATCCAGCTTGCTTTTTAATATGTATTTTACAGCTTTGCCGTTGTCATTATTATCAGCGGTATATTTTATAATCAAGTTTAATCACCCCGTTAATAATATTATAGCATTGTGCATTATTCAAGTCCTAATTAGGCAAATTGATTTTTATATAGTATTTGCTTATAATGCAATGTATTAGTATAATGAAATAAGAAAATTCATGTATTGGATGGTGTATTTTTTTGAATCATAACTCAGACGAAGATAAAAAAGGGATATATTTGTATCCTGACAGGAATGAGTCGATTACATTAAATCTTATTCGAGAGAGTGAACCTTATCATAATTACTGGGATAAAAGTGAAGGTAAAATACTTGATATCGCAATAAAAAGAATTAAGCAATTAGGGTTGGATGGCACTATGCTTGATGCTGGATGTGGTATGGGACGATTGACTTTAAAGTTTGGTAAATACTTCAGAGAAATACATGCTTGCGAGCCAGATACAGAACGTTATAGCGTTTTTTGCAAAAATATAAACAAGTGGGATATGTCTCATAAGGTAAAGCCATATTTGGGTGGCGCTGAAAAATTGGAATTTAGCGAATACTTTGACATAATTATTTGTAGTCATGTTATTCAGCATATTCAGGAAGATATTGCGGAGAAAATGATGGCCTCATTTGGAAGAATGCTAAAGGAAAATGGCTTATTGTTTATTACAACAACGCATTCTCTTGAAGATAGGGTAGTATTTTGTGAAAGTTATATGAGTCAGAGTGGAGAGCGTATTGAGACAGAAATTAGTCAGGAAAGATTTAATAACTTAAATAATGAGGCGGGAATACTGCCTATCAAGTTTTTTGCATGTGATAATATTAAAGAGCTTATTGAGAAGCATGGTTTTGATATGATTGACTTTAGAGTATATCACAATAGCACAAGTAGCAAACTTTTAGACAGTATTTTTGGTATAGATTCTTTGATAAATTTAAATAGTGGTTTGAGGAAGCGCTACGGGAGGGATTTGTTTGTCTGGGCAAGAAAAACAACAAAATGACATACTAAATAAAGAATTGATTGATGCACAAATAATCTTTCTGCAAAGTGCAAATATTAACTTCAGACTCACAGATAAAGAAAAAATCGAGAATAAGCTGAAAAAGTTTTTTTGCGATCCCACATGGAAAAACGAAAGTAATTATAGTAACTGTTTTGAAGATTACAAAAATATACTTTTTAAAAATAACTTGAACCCACATAACTTGATAAAACTTAGATTAGGGTGTTTTAAATTTTCTATTGAGTATTTTCAAGCTAACAAAAAAATGAAAAAGTAAATAAAAAAGAGGATAAGAGTTTTCAAAATATAAACGAAGTATATAAAAGAGTGTATGAAGTAGAGATTTTTGCCTTTATTTATCCCGATTTAGATATTATTAACCTGCTTTATAGTATTCCAATTAAAAAGATATCAATAGATGAGTTTATATTTGTTCGAAAGGTAATCCAGTTTGATAAAAAGCCAATAACTTTAATAAATAAAGATTTTTTTAAAGAAGAAAATAAAGAAGAAAAGTATACTTTTTCTGATTTTTCTGAAATATCTAAAAAAATTTATATAATATTTATGGAAATATCAGAGTATAAAAAGTTCGGAAATAAATACATAATGTCAAATCGCGCTAAGTCAAAGTTTGCTTTAGAAAAAGAAGAGTATTACAAGCAGGCCTTTGAAGAGATAAAAAAATTTAGTTTGATGATGATAGAGGTTAGAGACTTAGAGGGAATTGATAAATGTGATTTGCATTCAGAAGATTTCATGAAAAAGTTCTCTAGGAAAATATACGGATTGATGGTTTGTGATGAGGGGTGGCGTTTTGTGCCTTTGCAATGTTCATCAAGTGCTCTTGAGAAGTGTTTTTGTTCAAGAGATTATTTTTGTGTTTTTGCATCTAATGTAGGAGTGTTGGAGATAAATTTAATAGAATCTGATAATTATAAAAAGTATAATGCTTCACAGAAGAAGATTGGAGAAGTATTTAACGATAAGGATACGATAAAATTATTAGAACCAGCAAATTATGCAGGTTTGAATAGTGGAGCATTGCTTGCAATGGAGAGAGCGACAATGTTGCATGTAATTATTGGAGCAAACATGACAAAAGATTATTGCAAAGCAAAATTGGGTGATAGGAAGATAATCTGTAACAGAAGAAAGATGATTGAAGCAATTGATTTGGTTATGAATATAAATATAAGCGAGATGTCTACCTTAACTGATATGATAATGGACAAGCTTGGAATATACAAATATGTTGAAAGGGTAAAGGAAAGATTAGATCTGGAAGAAGATGATAATATGATAATTTATCAGAAAAGTATTAATAGTTTTATGAAATTACTGACTCTTGTTGGCTTGATTATTGCTTTTTTTAGCTTGGTTGTTTCTTTACTTAGTGCGGATATGATAAGAGACAAATTGATTGAATGTTTGAGCTATATTACATCAAGTAAATAGTATTCAACAAAGTATGGCAATAAAATCAAAGGTAGAATTTGTATTAAGAAAAGTCAAAATAGCCCATAAATGATTGGACGAACTAAGACAAAATTCAATAGAACATTGAAATGGAGGATTTGTTAAGTTCGTGGCGAATTATAAATACAGTTTAGTCATAAGCTTTTATTTTTGCTTTAAATGGATATTGAAATATAAAAAAATATGTTAATATAAAATACAGTTTTGTGAAAAGTAAACTGAAATGTGAGGAAAAATAATGATATCTAGGATTGCAGATTATTTAGCAAGTGAGTTTAATATATGTGATAAAGTGCTTGAAATTACAAAGGATGCTGAGAAGATAATTTCACTTGAGTTTCAAAAGATTGACCGGGTGAAGGAATATAACCAGTTAAAAGTAATAAGGGCAATGCAGGTAAATAATTTAAGTGACACTCATTTTCCGGGTACGACGGGATATGGTTATGATGATAAGGGCAGAGATGTTTTAGATGACGTATACAGAGATGTGTTTAAGGCTGAAGATGCGCTTGTGAGACATCAGATAGTGTCTGGAACTCATGCTCTTGCTCTGTGCCTGTCTGGAATTCTAAGGCCGGGTGATGAACTCCTTTGTGCAACAGGTAAGCCTTATGATACGTTAGAAGAGGTTATAGGCATAAGAGGAGAAGGCGGAGGATCACTTAAAGAATTTGGAGTTACATATTCACAGGTTGAGCTTTTGGAAAACGGTAAGCCTGATTTGGAGGCAATTGGGAAGAGCATAAATGATAGAACCAGAATGGTACTTGTTCAAAGATCAAGAGGCTATGCATGGAGACAGTCACTCTTGATTGAGGATATTGAAAGGACTATAAAGTTTATAAAAGGCATTAAAAATGATATAGTTGTAATGGTTGATAACTGTTACGGAGAGTTTGTTGAGGAACGCGAACCCATAGAAGCAGGTGCTGATCTGGCTGCGGGATCACTCATAAAAAACCCCGGGGGCGGACTTGCTCAAACCGGAGGTTATATAGTTGGAAGGAAAGATTGTGTAAGTAAAGCAGCATACAGGCTTACTACACCTGGTCTTGGGAAAAAGGTAGGTTCATCTTTAGGGCACAACAGGTTAATGTTTCAAGGACTTTTCATGGCACCTCATGTTGTAGGCGAAAGTTTGAAAGGGGCAGTGCTTTGTTCTGCGGTTATGAAAAGCCTTGGTTTCGAAACCAGTCCAGGTATAAGTGATGTTCGCGGCGATATTATCCAAGCGGTGAAGTTTAATAATCCGGACAGCCTTATAGCATTCTGTCAAGGTATTCAGAAAGGTTCTCCTGTAGATTCGTATGTTACTCCAGAACCGTGGGACATGCCCGGATATGATAGTCCTGTCATAATGGCGGCAGGTGCATTTATTCAGGGATCTTCTATCGAACTCAGTGCCGATGCACCAATAAAGCCTCCATACATTGCATATATGCAGGGAGGTCTTGTGTACGAGCATGTTAAGCTTGGTATTATGATAGCCATTCAGAAGATGCTTGATAAAAAGCTGATTTGAGGAAATTGCTAAGCAGAAGTCGTGAAATAGATAACCAACTATAAGATAGGAGGGAGCAATATGGCTGAAATTGAGAAGTCTGTCACTACAAGAAGGATAAAGCTTGGAAGTATTTTGATAGTATTGTTTTTGCTGTTATATATCCCTTCTGTGATATTTTGGGTTTATGGTAAGAATGTAAGTACTGATATTGTAAGAATGGGTGAAATTGAGGACTCTGTAAGTATAGATGCTGTTATAGTCAGGGATGAGGTTGTTTTGAATTCACCTGTAGGAGGAAAATGTATCAAGGAAATAAACGAGGGTGAAAAGGTAAAGTCTAATGCAAGGATAGCTACGGTGCTTAACGGTTCTTCAGAAAAGCTTCTCCAAGAATTAAAGCAGCTGGATTTGAGAATAATAGATGCACAGGAGAAAAGAAATGAGAATTTGGAACTTTTCTCAGACGACTTAGAGAAGATTGAAAATGAAATTGAGGAAAAACTGAAGCAGGTAATCTTGCTTGGCAATACTAATGAATTATCGGAAATTGAAGGAATAAAAAAGGAAGTTGATGAATTAATTCAAAAGAAGGCTGCGATTGCAGGGGGATTAAGCTCACCAGATGCACATATAAAATCACTTCTGGATGAAAAAAAATCTTTGCAGCAAAGAATAAGTGCGAATACAAAGGACATTACTACATCCACGTCGGGTGTGGTTTCCTATATGGTTGATGGCTATGAAGGTATACTAACTCCTGACAAGATAAGTGATTATACATTAGATGATATTGACAATATTGAAGTAAAAGGAACCCAAAAGGATATTGAAGAATTGGGTGTGGAAGCAAACAAACCCTTTGCAAAGCTCATAACAGGCATCGAATACTATCTGGTAATGCCTGTCGATACCAAAAAGGCAAATGGATTTAAGGTGGACAATGTTATAAACATAAGACTAAACGAATTTGATAAGGTCATTAAGGGAGATGTCTTTTTTAGGTCTAATAATCTTAATGGAAAGAGCATACTTGCAGTGAAGGTAAGCAATGCACTTAGTGAAACTGCCGCTTTAAGAAAGGTAAACATTGATTTGATAAAGAGTCAATACAGCGGCTTTAAGGTACCTTTGCGAAGCCTGACTAATGTAGACCTTGACAAAAAGATTGCAGAGCTTTGCTTGGTAAAGGCAAACCACGCAAGGTTTGTAAAAGTGAAAATTGTCGGTAAAAACGAAGAATTTGCAATAGTCGAAAATGCGGATTTGGCAGGAGAGTACAGTGTTAGCTTGTATTCTAGTTATATAGTTAATCCGGTTAATATTGAGGAAGGGCAGACAATAAACTGATGAACGAGGATTTTGAATATATAAAAAAGAACCTGGACATTATCAGGGGAAAAGTTGAAAGAGCTGCAATTAAGAGCGGAAGAAAGCTGGAGGATATCACAATAATTGGAGTATCCAAAACAGTTGAACCTGAAAAGATTATTAGGGCAATTGATGAGGGAATAACTGAATTAGGTGAAAATAGGGTTCAGGAATTGACAGAAAAGTACGATATTATTAATAGGAGTTGTAATTGGCATTTAATTGGACATCTGCAAACAAATAAGGTAAAATATGTTGTGGATAAAGTAAAAATGATCCATTCAGTTGATAGATATGATCTTGCTCTTGAAATTCATAACAGGGCTAAAAAGATTGGAAAAGTAGTCGATATATTGGTGCAAGTCAATATTTCCGGTGAGAAATCAAAATTTGGAGTTTCTCCTGATGGCGCTTTAGAACTAATCAAACAGATAGTTACGCTGGAAAACGTAAGGGTTAGAGGGTTTATGACAATGGCCCCTTTTGCATCAAATCCTGAAAAAGTAAGAAATGTTTTTTCGGGTTTGAGAAAATTGTCTATTGACATTGAAAAGGAAAATATTAATAATATAGTTATAGATTATCTTTCCATGGGTATGAGTAATGATTATGAAATTGCAATTGAAGAAGGTGCGAATTTAGTGAGGATAGGTACTGCATTGTTTGGACAAAGGCAGTATCTTTAGATATGTTTTATAAAAGTATTTTACAAAAGATAAACAGGAGGTAATTTAGTATGTCAAAATTATTTAACAAGGTTCTCAATTTTGTTGGTTGGGAGACTGAAGAAGACGAAGAAGAGTTAATTGAAAAAGAAGAGGAACTTAAGGAAGAGACTGAAAAGCCACAATTTATTCAGACAATAAACAAAAGGCCTTCTCCAGGAAAGGTTGTGAACATTCATTCTTCAACACAGTTTAAAGTTGTTGTTGTGCAGCCGGAAAATTTTAATGATGCACAAGACATCTGTGATCATTTGAAGAATAAGAAGCCTATAGTTATCAACCTTGAAGGACTTGAAAAGGATCTTGCTCAAAGAATTATAGATTTCTTAAGTGGAGCTGTTTATTCTCTCGATGGAGCAATTCAAAAAGTTTCTAATGAGATATTTATTATTGCTCCGTATAATGTTGACATTATGGGAGATTTTAAAGGAGAGATAGCAAATAAGACAGCTTTCCCATGGGCAAAATAATGGAGGATTTAGATGTATACTCTTATAAAAGCACTTGATACATTACTTTATGTAATAGAAATGGCATTAGTTATACGTGCTGTTTTATCGTGGATTCCAAACTTATCAAGAGAGAATCCGTTTGTTAATCTTTTGAATCAGGTTACCGAACCGGTTTTGAATCCAATTAGATCGTTGATTGAAAAGTCTTCTTTTGGTAGGAATTCAATGATAGATTTATCACCTTTGATTGCTTTTTTGATTATCGAAGTGTTAAGAAGGATATTGTGGGGTCTATAGCATACATAAGTTAAGTATTAACTTATCTAGGTAGTGCATTCTATTACAATAGATATTGGACGTTTGAATATGAATAGGGAAGAAATACTAAAAAGGATTTCAAAAAGTGAAGATAAACTGGTTGTAGCAAAAGTACTTGACAAGTTATTGTTATCTGAAAAGACTAACAAATTGGCGATTACGGATTTTTTGGACCCACACCTTCAAAGTGTTGTGTCAAAGTGTTTGGAATCTAATAATGTCGGTAATTATTTGTTTTATGGAGGCTATGATGGGGCAGAGAGGGCTGTAGTGGCTTTCTGCCCCAGTAATATGCCATTGATTCAGGAGCCGGAGTTAGCCGGCCTTTTTAAAGTTCTGAAGATAAGTTTAATGCATAGAGAAAATATGACTCACAGAGATTACCTTGGTTCTTTGATGGGATTGGGAATTAAAAGGGAGAAAATTGGTGATATTCTTGTTAAGGACGAACACTCTCTGGTAGTTGCACTAAAT includes the following:
- a CDS encoding HlyD family efflux transporter periplasmic adaptor subunit; translation: MAEIEKSVTTRRIKLGSILIVLFLLLYIPSVIFWVYGKNVSTDIVRMGEIEDSVSIDAVIVRDEVVLNSPVGGKCIKEINEGEKVKSNARIATVLNGSSEKLLQELKQLDLRIIDAQEKRNENLELFSDDLEKIENEIEEKLKQVILLGNTNELSEIEGIKKEVDELIQKKAAIAGGLSSPDAHIKSLLDEKKSLQQRISANTKDITTSTSGVVSYMVDGYEGILTPDKISDYTLDDIDNIEVKGTQKDIEELGVEANKPFAKLITGIEYYLVMPVDTKKANGFKVDNVINIRLNEFDKVIKGDVFFRSNNLNGKSILAVKVSNALSETAALRKVNIDLIKSQYSGFKVPLRSLTNVDLDKKIAELCLVKANHARFVKVKIVGKNEEFAIVENADLAGEYSVSLYSSYIVNPVNIEEGQTIN
- a CDS encoding YggS family pyridoxal phosphate-dependent enzyme; the encoded protein is MNEDFEYIKKNLDIIRGKVERAAIKSGRKLEDITIIGVSKTVEPEKIIRAIDEGITELGENRVQELTEKYDIINRSCNWHLIGHLQTNKVKYVVDKVKMIHSVDRYDLALEIHNRAKKIGKVVDILVQVNISGEKSKFGVSPDGALELIKQIVTLENVRVRGFMTMAPFASNPEKVRNVFSGLRKLSIDIEKENINNIVIDYLSMGMSNDYEIAIEEGANLVRIGTALFGQRQYL
- a CDS encoding CheR family methyltransferase, translated to MLTITDKEFIQLSEYIKANYGINLSDKKKALVVGRLQNILMEKSFESFSQYIEYVMKDKTGEAVKTLISKITTNHTYFMRESEHFQYFKNVALKYWYEKLKNSKDLRIWSAGCSSGEEPYTLAMIIADFFGNEKSLWDTKILATDISSRVLSEAQNGVYSNESLEAVPKIWRNQYFQRFDNQNSIVVDSIKNEVIFRTFNLMNTTLPFKKKFHVIFCRNVMIYFDSETKRELINRFYEQTEYGGYLFIGHSESLNREETKFKYIMPAVYRKE
- a CDS encoding protein-glutamate methylesterase/protein-glutamine glutaminase, with protein sequence MELKKTNIKRKIKVLIVDDSILFRETLAKGIGQDAAIEVVGTAADPYSARDKIIEYEPDVMTLDVEMPKMSGIEFLRRLMPQYPIPVVVVSAVSDNVFNALNAGAVDFVTKPNVSSQMSMQSFINELIIKVKIASTAKVGRWKFEAPINRELTRSDRQQTDKILAIGASTGGTEAIYSVLKSMPKDIPGTVIVQHMPPVFTRMYSERLNNSCLMEVKEAETGDRVLPGRVLIAPGDFQMRLKKVGNIYMVECFKGEKVNGHCPSVDVLFESVARVAGRNAVGVILTGMGGDGAKGLLAMRKSGARTIGQDEQSCVVYGMPRVAYEIGAVEKQVTLDSVSNTIFSML
- a CDS encoding methionine gamma-lyase family protein, whose product is MISRIADYLASEFNICDKVLEITKDAEKIISLEFQKIDRVKEYNQLKVIRAMQVNNLSDTHFPGTTGYGYDDKGRDVLDDVYRDVFKAEDALVRHQIVSGTHALALCLSGILRPGDELLCATGKPYDTLEEVIGIRGEGGGSLKEFGVTYSQVELLENGKPDLEAIGKSINDRTRMVLVQRSRGYAWRQSLLIEDIERTIKFIKGIKNDIVVMVDNCYGEFVEEREPIEAGADLAAGSLIKNPGGGLAQTGGYIVGRKDCVSKAAYRLTTPGLGKKVGSSLGHNRLMFQGLFMAPHVVGESLKGAVLCSAVMKSLGFETSPGISDVRGDIIQAVKFNNPDSLIAFCQGIQKGSPVDSYVTPEPWDMPGYDSPVIMAAGAFIQGSSIELSADAPIKPPYIAYMQGGLVYEHVKLGIMIAIQKMLDKKLI
- a CDS encoding chemotaxis protein CheW, which encodes MADVLDELHEIVEDTQKGRFLTFVIGKEVYGIEIKYVTEIINIQKITEVPELPDYIKGIINLRGKIIPVLDVRVRFKKEPKEYNDRTCIIVVDIADISVGLIVDSVAEVTTITENDIVPPPDANTGFNNKYIKGIGKIGDEVKLLLDCSKLLSDEDCESLIKIS
- a CDS encoding RluA family pseudouridine synthase; its protein translation is MIIKYTADNNDNGKAVKYILKSKLDISERLIKKLKYQSKILCNKQPVFVNAVVKSGDVIEVEIEYDEELEGLVPQDLPIDIIYEDDCLIVINKAPDIVVHPTCSHPDGTLANAVAYHLQKSGVAKKIRPVIRLDRNTSGIIIFAKNSFSQESLIRQMNTKTFVKEYIGIVYGILKNTRGTIDLPIERKEGSIMLRHVSLSGDRSVTHFETLEVLNNTSLLKFRLETGRTHQIRVHCQAIGHPLIGDTLYPFLDISQTPELMSRTDGDDIYYEIGNSISSNENSITQNLEFHPELNIIERQALHSYKVEFIHPLTKKNLQLVAPIPKDINNSLEILRK
- a CDS encoding MerR family transcriptional regulator — its product is MEILKDRYTITELSERLGITDHALRYYEKEFNMNIPKDSRGRRYYTPEYANVMFQIKTMRDDGLEIKAIKKILECESVINEPPPVVSENGFTSMTPVESSENIIDIKNFFNEFGERLTLSFSNEVADARDQINRELTKTKLELGACMENNIRKIESKLDKHFENVDRSLGLWRERNKGGFFSRLSRVLSKKKTI
- a CDS encoding class I SAM-dependent methyltransferase — encoded protein: MNHNSDEDKKGIYLYPDRNESITLNLIRESEPYHNYWDKSEGKILDIAIKRIKQLGLDGTMLDAGCGMGRLTLKFGKYFREIHACEPDTERYSVFCKNINKWDMSHKVKPYLGGAEKLEFSEYFDIIICSHVIQHIQEDIAEKMMASFGRMLKENGLLFITTTHSLEDRVVFCESYMSQSGERIETEISQERFNNLNNEAGILPIKFFACDNIKELIEKHGFDMIDFRVYHNSTSSKLLDSIFGIDSLINLNSGLRKRYGRDLFVWARKTTK